The following coding sequences are from one Schizosaccharomyces osmophilus chromosome 1, complete sequence window:
- the ltv1 gene encoding ribosome biogenesis protein Ltv1 → MGRKKFVDKGKAQTFHLVHRSQRDPEYYNEEATERVLVPSEELKKTGRQLNRQDLDEEYGGAVRSNEGEAAAYGVFFDDTEYDYMQHLRGMGNENATWVPAPAAKGSGQKKKDEIVIKEEEPSVLPEEVLPSKEEIEASYQNQQSVPDTIAGFQPDMDPRLREVLELLEHSDMENEENTDTEANLDVEFDNLLTSGKVAEDEFYQQPPEEEEEQEYDEQAALAAGKSEWEIEFDKFKIEHKKQPQAASSDGTFSDEDEEEEGRDEVPELVSTQKAKPRRKAKTAQSSGSMSSSALFRNEGLSFLDDRFDKIEEEYVPMQHDSELLDPEQKDVNDLIHDNQFNNVLDDFLSSYGSNMGRKKAPSRMSKSKKKASMDQLDSVRRQLSRARI, encoded by the exons ATG GGACGCAAAAAATTTGTGGATAAAGGCAAGGCTCAGACCTTTCACTTGGTCCATCGTTCTCAAAGAGATCCAGAATATTACAATGAGGAAGCAACAGAACGTGTCTTGGTGCCTTCAGAGGAGCTGAAGAAAACAGGTCGCCAGTTGAATCGTCAAGACTTGGATGAAGAATATGGTGGCGCGGTGCGTTCAAATGAAGGAGAAGCCGCTGCTTATGGTGTTTTCTTTGACGATACAGAGTATGATTACATGCAGCACTTGCGTGGTATGggaaatgaaaatgcaACATGGGTTCCAGCCCCTGCTGCAAAGGGCAGTGgccaaaagaaaaaggatgaaaTTGTCATTAAAGAGGAAGAACCTTCTGTTTTGCCCGAAGAGGTGCTTccttccaaagaagaaatcgaagCTAGTTATCAAAATCAGCAAAGTGTGCCGGATACCATCGCGGGATTTCAACCAGACATGGACCCACGCTTGCGTGAGGTGCTAGAGTTGTTGGAGCATTCTGATATGGAAAATGAGGAAAACACCGATACAGAGGCAAATTTGGACGTTGAATTTGACAATTTGCTTACGAGTGGAAAGGTAGCTGAAGACGAGTTTTATCAACAACCACcagaagaggaagaggagCAAGAGTACGACGAGCAAGCTGCTCTAGCAGCTGGAAAGTCAGAGTGGGAGATTGAATTTGATAAGTTTAAAATCGAACATAAGAAGCAACCACAAGCGGCTAGCAGTGACGGTACTTTCTCTGACGaggacgaagaagaagaaggacGGGATGAAGTTCCCGAGCTAGTGTCTACCCAAAAGGCCAAGCCAAGAAGAAAGGCCAAGACGGCACAATCTTCCGGTTCCATGTCAAGTTCTGCTCTCTTTCGCAATGAAGGACTGTCTTTCTTGGATGATCGTTTCGACAAAATCGAAGAAGAGTACGTGCCCATGCAGCATGACAGCGAGCTCCTTGATCCAGAACAAAAAGATGTTAACGACTTGATCCATGACAACCAATTTAATAATGTTTTAGACGACTTCTTGTCGTCTTATGGTTCCAACATGGGCCGGAAGAAAGCTCCTTCACGCATGTCGAAatcgaaaaagaaggcCTCTATGGATCAACTTGATAGTGTCCGTCGACAATTGAGTCGTGCTcgaatttaa
- the rpl4102 gene encoding 60S ribosomal protein L41 produces the protein MRDKWRKKRVRRLKRRRRKMRARSK, from the exons ATGCGTGATAAGTGGAGAAAGAAACGTGTGAGACGTCTGAAAcgtagaagaagaaaaatgaggGCTAGATC TAAATAA
- the dph3 gene encoding diphthamide biosynthesis protein Dph3: MSFYDEIELEDFTFDADFNLYTFPCPCGDRFEISLDDLRSGEDVARCPSCSLIVRVVYDEDEFLEVEEDENASAPVIIAA, from the exons ATGTCATTTTACGACGAAATTGAGTTGGAagattttacttttg ACGCTGATTTCAATTTGTATACTTTTCCTTGTCCATGTGGAGATCGCTTCGAAATCAGCTTG GATGATCTTCGTTCAGGAGAAGACGTTGCTCGTTGTCCCAGCTGTAGCTTGATTGTTCGCGTTGTTTACGATGAGGACGAGTTTCTTGAagtagaagaagatgaaaatgcATCTGCTCCTGTCATCATTGCTGCTTAA
- the msh3 gene encoding MutS protein-like protein 3 has product MKCQDSNSLHEDGSLSSKPRIDWESIIANENSSSEDESLAEIHPNVVNASKGGEDDDIDEEVPLIKLQKRNIQEQEDSNGSFTKTTKKRSRNRSSLEPKEKDVYTPLERQYIELRKKYKDCILAIEVGYKYRFFGEDAKVVSKALGIGCYYEHNFLNASVPSYRIDFHLERLINAGLKVAIAKQTETAAFKSTGNTRNTLFERDVVGMYTKGTLIRESTSRYDKRLNGSLQDSQYILCIAENAVSKKTPLGKVQIGFLCTQLSSGTFIYDQFEDDILRTNLQTRLSHFQPCEILFSDEFSSESVALLNHYVASEQSIGRKVCIQYVDQHTPKISMQNVCNFFSSNFYDYEQAIVNLHLEKIKSLPTLSMVCLEMTISYLTEFSLERILTMSDFYQPFSHFSSMILSKQTLDGLEVFSNQTEHSSIGSLFWVLDHTYTKFGQRLLQQWIKAPLLCENEINDRLDAVEELSTGFNENTQILRKLLHRLPDLEKGLARIYYQRCSPSELLYILKGFYRVSTAFSSNPNDSFQSFLLGSLVKQLPTILYPVDQFLASFNHGKAAENNKLEMFQNVDDFDSIGDSSSEDSQSIFKIREHKMGILMVETELNMHLQELRDYLNYQELNYSSWGNITFCIELSRGCKNIPEDWIRVSATRSLIRYHTPEIQALILELAQHKEALAISCEEIYMAFLKKISGYYNELRRVAVAVASLDCLHSFACVSSQTGYVRPQLTTHDFYVEESRHPMIELLTDGPYVPNDINLSAKGIQTLLITGPNMGGKTSVVKQLALTSLMAQCGCFVPAKSARLPLFDSILVRLGSTDNIFLNMSTFMVEMYETNEILNKATDKSLVIFDELGRGTSTIDGEAISYAVLYYLNYYVRPYLLFVTHYPGLGVLEKQFKERLRSYHMGYVRLEETNQNSQSISFLYKLVPGIASRSYGLNVAKMAGIPNSVIHRAEEISEEHERDQWYLRKTRTLVKLRKYIQMVKLSESDFEEFLSCFSILETKEFIEMAEGF; this is encoded by the exons atgaaatgCCAAGACTCCAACAGTCTACATGAAGATGGATCTCTTTCCTCAAAACCCAGAATTGATTGGGAAAGCATCATTGCTAATGAGaattcttcatcagaaGATGAAAGCTTAGCAGAAATTCACCCAAATGTAGTCAACGCTTCTAAGGGTGGAGAGGACGATGACATAGACGAAGAAGTACCTTTGATAAAACTGCAGAAACGTAACATCCAGGAACAAGAAGATAGTAATGGCTCCTTTACAAAAACGACTAAAAAACGCTCTCGAAACAGAAGCTCTTTGGAGCCCAAGGAAAAGGATGTATACACACCATTGGAACGTCAATATATAGAgttgagaaagaaatataaagatTGTATCTTGGCTATCGAGGTAGGTTACAAATATCGATTCTTCGGCGAAGATGCAAAAGTCGTGTCAAAAGCGCTTGGCATTGGTTGCTACTATGAGCATAATTTTCTAAATGCCAGTGTCCCTTCTTATCGTattgattttcatttggagCGCTTAATCAATGCTGGCCTTAAAGTTGCCATAGCAAAGCAGACTGAAACAGCAGCTTTTAAATCAACTGGTAATACTCGAAACACGCTTTTTGAGCGTGATGTGGTCGGCATGTATACCAAGGGCACCCTCATTCGCGAAAGTACTTCTCGGTATGATAAGCGATTAAACGGGTCTCTTCAAGACTCTCAGTACATTTTATGCATTGCCGAAAATGCCGTTTCTAAAAAGACACCCTTAGGCAAGGTTCAGATCGGGTTTCTATGTACCCAACTGTCATCTGGGACTTTTATATACGACCAATTTGAGGATGACATTTTAAGGACCAACTTGCAAACAAGACTTTCACATTTTCAACCCTGCGAGATCCTCTTTTCCGACGAATTTTCTTCGGAATCAGTTGCTTTGCTAAATCATTATGTCGCATCTGAGCAATCAATCGGAAGAAAAGTTTGCATTCAATATGTAGACCAGCATACCCCGAAGATTTCTATGCAAAATGTGTGCAACTTTTTTTCGTCAAATTTCTATGATTATGAACAAGCCATCGTGAATTTACACTTAGAGAAGATAAAATCTTTGCCAACTTTGTCTATGGTTTGCTTAGAAATGACAATCTCTTATTTGACCgagttttctttggaaagaatATTAACAATGTCTGACTTTTATCAGCCGTTCagtcatttttcttcaatgaTTTTGAGTAAACAAACCCTAGACGGCTTGGAAGTCTTTTCCAATCAAACTGAACACTCTTCGATCGGAAGCTTGTTTTGGGTACTCGATCATACGTACACAAAATTTGGACAGCGTTTGCTACAGCAATGGATCAAGGCTCCTTTGCTTTGTGAAAACGAGATTAATGATCGACTAGATGCTGTTGAAGAGCTCTCTACAGGATTCAATGAGAATACACAGATTTTGCGCAAACTTTTACACCGACTACCGGATTTAGAGAAGGGTCTTGCAAGGATATACTATCAAAGG TGTTCACCTTCGGAATTactttatattttaaaaggATTTTACAGGGTCTCTACTGCGTTTTCATCCAATCCTaatgattcttttcaatcCTTCTTGCTGGGTTCTCTCGTCAAGCAGCTGCCGACAATACTGTATCCTGTTGATCAATTTTTGGCTTCGTTTAATCATGGTAAAGCCGCAGAAAACAATAAGTTGGAGATGTTTCAAAATGTCGATGACTTTGATTCCATTGGAGactcttcttcagaagatTCTCAGTCAATCTTTAAAATTCGTGAACACAAGATGGGTATATTAATGGTTGAGACAGAATTAAATATGCACCTACAGGAACTCCGGGATTACCTCAACTATCAAGAACTGAATTATTCCTCTTGGGGAAACAtaactttttgtattgAATTATCTAGAGGCTGTAAAAATATACCGGAGGACTGGATAAGGGTAAGCGCTACTAGAAGCTTAATACGCTACCACACTCCGGAAATACAAGCTCTTATCCTTGAGCTGGCCCAACATAAGGAAGCTTTAGCTATATCATGTGAAGAAATTTATATggcttttctaaaaaagatatctgGTTACTATAATGAACTAAGAAGGGTTGCCGTAGCTGTTGCCTCACTGGATTGCCTACATTCTTTTGCTTGTGTTTCTTCGCAAACTGGTTATGTTCGGCCTCAATTGACAACGCATGACTTTTACGTGGAAGAAAGCAGGCATCCTATGATTGAATTACTGACCGATGGACCGTATGTGCCGAATGATATCAATCTCAGTGCTAAAGGTATACAAACATTGCTTATTACTGGACCAAATATGGGTGGTAAGACCTCAGTAGTGAAGCAGCTTGCTTTGACGTCTTTGATGGCACAATGCGGGTGCTTTGTTCCTGCGAAGAGTGCCCGTTTACCTTTATTTGATTCTATTCTTGTAAGATTAGGATCTACTGACAATATTTTCCTAAATATGTCTACTTTCATGGTTGAGATGTATGAGACCAACGAAATTTTAAACAAGGCTACCGATAAATCTCTTGTAATTTTCGACGAGCTTGGAAGAGGAACCAGTACTATTGATGGAGAAGCAATTTCCTATGCAGTATTATACTATTTGAACTATTATGTACGTCCGTACCTGCTATTTGTTACTCATTATCCTGGTTTGggtgttttggaaaagcaatttaAGGAACGACTTCGAAGCTACCACATGGGGTACGTGAGATTGGAAGAAACGAATCAAAATTCTCAAAGCATATCGTTTCTGTACAAGCTGGTCCCTGGAATTGCTTCAAGAAGTTACGGATTAAACGTTGCTAAAATGGCTGGAATACCAAATTCTGTTATCCATCGAGCCGAAGAAATAAGTGAAGAACACGAAAGAGATCAATGGTACCTTAGGAAAACCCGTACATTAGTGAAATTGAGAAAATATATCCAAATGGTTAAACTCTCGGAATCAgactttgaagaatttttatcttgtttttcaattttggaaacTAAAGAGTTTATTGAAATGGCAGAAGGGTTTTGA